The genomic stretch GCACGTGCCTCGCGATCGCGCGCGACTCTGCGTGCGCGATGTCGCGCGGTGTCAGATTGTTGGTAGTGCAAGTCTGCAAGATTACCTTGAGGAATTTGATGTGGAAAGATTGGTGGGAGGGAGTGCATACCGAAGAGGGTGAGGTCGCCGTCCTCGAGGACGGGCACCTGGGCGAAGGGATTCTTGGCGAGGAAGTCCGGGCGGAGGTGGTCGCCGGCCTCGGGGTTCATGGCCACGAGCTCGTACTCGACTCCGGCCTCCTCCAGGCACAGCAGCGCACGCGCCACGAACGGCGACATCGCCCACCCGTACACCTTCACGGCCGGCGCCATTCTCCGGTTTCTCTAGCCCTGCTTGCTTGCTGTTGAGATCCTTCTTGGTGCTGCTTAATGGAGTTGCGGCTACTGACATTAATAGTGGGGTGACCGAGGTGTGGGCGCGGCGTCACTGCTTGCGTTGCTCTTCCCTGAAATTTTTGGGTGTAGATCAACACTGTCCCGATCCATGGCATCGCATTCTGGTCTTCTCTTGCTCACACCACCTGTCGAAAATTGCCAGTCGTGGTCGCGCTGCCTAAATTTCTTTTTCCCGGCGGCATGGAGCGTCAGCCTGCTCTGCCTAGCTATGGAGGGGCGACGACCACCCCAACCACTAGTAGCTTTGATGTGCAAGAAGGAACCGACTGGTTTCCGATTCCATCGATCAATTTTCTTCGGTCAGACAACAATCAATCAACATCATTGACCTACTCTCTATAAAATTACTCCAATTGCAAACTTCATACCATTCAGCACTTCTAGCTAAAGCAAGGAAAATTGGGTCAGGATAGATCAATATTTGACAGAAGCACGCGGTGGTGACAGATACACTTGAAAAGACCACGGGTAACTTCAACAAACGtgttaagagcatccccactcgttggcgctccccacgtccaaatccggcgaaattttcgtccggattggaggaagatttggcgtggggaggagtagtttcccagtcgtgtgctccccaagcggcgtttctcggggaaaaagaggatggctcggggaatccggacgaaagaggagacacgtgggcgtgggcggttggtttagcttcatccggagtccccgggagaccccgggaaaccgaggatggcatggggagtccggacgaaaataggctcaaatccggaccaaaacgagaaaccgggggcctgactgggccgtttttcgccgtccggatgaaaaaaagtggccgtggggggctctgtggggagacgagtggagatgctctaagatcgaTAGAACAACATAGTCAGGGTCATGCATACATGTATCTGACGTCAACATTGTGGTGGGGTGGGGGGTGCAGGGAGTAGAGAGGGGCAGTGGCCATCGCTAAAGGAAATTTTGACACAAAGCACCATCTGCTCCAACGAATTATCAAAAAAGACCACTTATAAATGAAATTGTCAAAAAAGACCACCACATAGTGGCGGCACGGCCTgccaggcgacacgtggcacaTGCCACCGCTGCTCGTGGCGGCAGGCCTTGCCGCCGTTACCTGTGGCGGCACGTTAGGCCGGCCGTGGTCGCTGTGGCAAGGTGGCGGACGTTGCCGCCATAGCCCCTGGCGGCATCCCTGGTAAATCACACAAAATCAATTAATAGACTAGATCACTAGATTGTATCTATGCTGGCGGGCAGGTCCTAGCTAGCTACAGGCATACATACAGATACAGCCTTGCATCTTTTAATTCGGTTCTGCCTCCCCCAGATCTTGCTTGCGCAATTCCTACATTTAGGGTatacggggcgacgcatttcaaaCGTTCAAAAGATCCACGGGCGTCAGTTTGTGTTGGAGGGTGGTTCCAGTGGCACGACACATTTTTTCGATTTTGCATTTTATTcaacataaaaacataatttacatagtaaaatAAAGGGAAATAAAGTAAAAACCTAAGAACGCATgcgcctactggtcgtcgtcgatGTCGATCACGGCGAGCTCCGGTACCGGCCACGGCCAGTTGGCAAGCGgcggaacatacgccggtgccggtgccgccggcggtggtggaggtggagcatcccaagccggtggtggaggttgagcagctcactccggtggtggtggtggcgcagcccacgccggtggtggaggttgagAAGCCCACTACGGTGGAGGAGGTTGAGCAGCCCACGccgatggtggaggtggaggcccccacgggttgtacggtggaggtggaggcggcggttgcaccggttgcgtggccgagtcctcgagcgcccgtcggtccacctccgagacgaggacgccgagcctcgcaatctcgtcgtccgtcatcgtCTCCGGGTActcgaacttccggccctccgccgTGGCCAACTGCCATTCCTGGAAAATGTGGGCGACGTAGTATTCgttgtcgtccttggcctcctcgttgtggtagatGCCAGGGACGATGCCGGTCAacttttaaggccggccgcgcgcgggacaagatgccattgaaggcggcgcagaagcccagccgccgcccgctagtgcgcgcgcagaagaggCAGACCCGACATTGATGGCAAAGGCTGCGCCGCAGATGCGGAAGCGCTGACTGCAAAAACGATGACCACGGAAGCGATGCCTTCGATACAGCCATAaggctcgctgccaggcaggcccggttgaaaagcgagcggtcacttgggACGTCCGCGTATCGTCTGCCGCGACGCATCCCAGACGCAAATATGCGTCGCATTTGCGTCGTTGCGGGCGGCccgatcactatgcgtcgccccgctggacctGGTTTCGGACGCATTTTCAACccacgcggacgcaaacggttccACGTCGGttccgttggagatggccttaatATTGTGCCGAAACTAGTAGCACAATGTCAGTCAGTGTTCTTCCTCGCTAGCTATGCCGGTATGTCTATCGATCCCAACGATCTCATCTGCTCACATTGCATATACACAGGAAGAGAGATGAAGTAGTAGTACCGGCAAGCGTTTTAAAAAGAAAGTAGTAGCTAGGATCGATTCGGCCAGGAGTAGTATGTGCAGCAGGTTCAGCGGTGCCGCCAAGGGCTGTGGTGGCAGAGCCCACTTCATCTCACGGTGCCTGGCGGCAACCACGACCGGCCTAACGTGCCGCCACAGGTAACGGTGGCAAGGCCTGCCGCCACCAGCAGCGGCGGCACGTGCCACGTGGCAGGCCGTGCCGCCACTgtgaggtggtcttttttgtcaaatttCACATGTGGTCTTTTTTGACAATTCGTTAGGGTAGGTGGTTCTTTTTGTCAAAATTTCTCACCAAGGAGGGAAGAGGTGACAAACACCGCGTGCGTTTGTTGTGAAACGAACCCCGGCCGAAGGACATGGTTGGAAATTGGGATGCAGCAACTTGAAAGAATTTCAGACATATCTACATATTTCAATTTCCAGGGGTTCATGTAAATTCCAGCGATGTACTACAGTAGACAGATAAAAAAGTTGGACGGTAGTTTCAACATCTATAATAGCAAAATACAAGCCTGACAATCAACAGTTGAGGACGAAAAGAAGTAAAAGAGACTTAGAGACAGATCCAAATCAGTGTGACATAATCGTGGAGCAGGCACCGGCCAAACCCAAGGCAGCATGGCACACTGTCCAAAATCACCAATCAAGCACGATATTTTCATATTCTATTTTTAAAGCAAAAAAGGGTAATCCTTCAGATGGCTTTGAAGGGCGGGATTCACATTCTTCTATTTTGATGCAGATATCTTTGACCCTTTAAAGATCAGCCCTACCGGGATATCTTGGGAATGGGATGACGTCTCTGATGTTGTCGAGACCAGTGGCGAAAAGGATCATCCTCTCGAAGCCAAGGCCAAACCCGCTGTGCTTCACAGATCCAAAGCGCCTGAGGTCCAAGTACCACTCATAAGGCTCCAAGGGCAGATCTGCGTCGAGTATTCTGCAGAACAAGATTAAGGTAGTCAGCACAACAGTCAACAGTCATACACAGAAATAGTTCATGAACTGTACTATTCTATATGTTGGGCTATTCACAGCTACGTCACTCGAGGGGGTGCTGATGTAAGTTTTTAATTCATTGACATCGATTTGCACAAGAAAGAGGTGAATGAAAAGAATTTCACAGACTAAAAGGATGTGCATGTCAGCAAAGAATGTAAAACGGTTTCAGATTGTTAGTGTATAGAAAACCTAAATCATAGAGCATGTTCCAATGATGTAACTACTGTTCATCTTCGTGTTGAGTGTGTAGATCCAAAACAGAGTTCATTAATATCAGACACCATCCAACAAATATCATACGTTAACAACACAAAGTTAATATTTGCCATAAGCAAAAGCTAACACCTTTTAAGTAGAAAGTTAAGTAGTCAACAACTCTCAAATAAAAGGGTGCTAGTACTACAAAATGTATAGTGTGTAAGAAAAGTAAGAAGTAAATGATCAAGTAGTCGATGCATGTGCAAATAACAGATCTTCACTCAACAGAACTCTCactgttccatattagttgttgcAGATTTGGATGTATCCATGCACATTAGTTGCCGTTGATTTGGATGTATATTTGTGCATAGATACATCGAAAACTgcaacaactaatatggaacggagggagtaataattcaTAAAAGAAGCAGCAACGAATAAGATATAAAATAGTTCGGTCAAAAGCAGGGTGATGGCACCTTTGTGTAAGAACATCAAGACGCTCCTCCCTTTGGCTTCCACCAATTAATTCACCAACCTAGGAAACATAGTATTCAGAATGTATGTAATCCTGACTAAAAATTAAGGCATGAATGATCAATCATTCAATTCAGTAGAAACAGAACCTACTGGATACAATGCCCACTGTCATGCTTAACGGAAATACAGAAGcagagaaaaaaaaacatgaagcCTGTACTAAACATCATTGAAAGACAATTGCTTTGCAAACAGTCTAAAAGAGCACTGGGTACCATAATTTAATAGACGCTCTACCTTGGGAACAAGTACATCCATTGCAGCCACCGTCTTCTGGTCATCATTCAGCCTCATGTAAAATGCCTTTATTCCTTTCGGGTAGTTATAAACAATAACTGGCTTCTTAAATATCACCTCAGTCAAATACCTTCATATTGAAAGAAAGAATTATTTATCTGAACAAGGTACAATAATTGATACAAAAGTCGCAATATCAGTTATAATCTCCATACCTCTCATGCTCAGACGCTAAATCAATTCCCCATTCAACCTTGTTCTCAAATTTCTTACCTGTACCTTCTAAGATCTCCACAGCCTTTGTATATGAGATGCGCTCAAAGGGTGTAGAAGAAACAAGCTCCAGGCGCTCAATTGCAGTCTTGTCCACATGTTTCACCATGAATTCCATGTCTTCACGGCAATGATCGAGTAACCATTTGCAGAGGTATTTTACGTACCTCTCTGCATAGTTCATATCATCCTGTGGCACAGTTTTTTTACAAGTACAACGTTAAAACTTTGAACAAAGAAGTCTCAAGTAATAATCTATATAAACAAGCCAAACCAGAAAAACTGAGTTTAGTTTAGGATAAGCTCACATGCAAGTTTGCATATGCAATTTCTGGTTCAACCATCCAAAATTCTGCCAAATGTCTTGACGTATGTGAGTTCTCTGCCCGGAATGTCGGTCCAAAGGTATAGACACTGCTGAGAGCGCAAGCATAAGTCTCAACCTGAAGTTGGCCTGAAACAGTCAGAAAGGCTGCACGCTTGAAGAAGTCATTCTCAAACGCAATGGACCCATCATCTCTGTGGGGAATTCCAGGTTTCAACTTAGACCTCTCTTCCAGCCTTAAGACAACCTCTTTTGCC from Lolium rigidum isolate FL_2022 chromosome 4, APGP_CSIRO_Lrig_0.1, whole genome shotgun sequence encodes the following:
- the LOC124707049 gene encoding asparagine--tRNA ligase, cytoplasmic 3-like, which produces MADDAAPAPPTAELAAASISPAPSSDLEPPTTRTRIRAILDAGDSLAGQSVVVGGWVKTGRQQGKGDFAFLEVNDGSCQGNLQVMVDKEVYPLARLTHTGTSVLVEGLLQKPPVEAKQRIELKVKTVIEVGEVDAAAYPLPKTKLNLETLRDFVHLRARTNTIGAVARIRHQLAYATHTFFDKEDFLYIHTPIITTSDCEGAGEMFQVTSLFSQAEKVDKELKENPAPSEADIEAAKLVVKAKGDAVAQLKAAKASKQEITAAVSELTKAKEVVLRLEERSKLKPGIPHRDDGSIAFENDFFKRAAFLTVSGQLQVETYACALSSVYTFGPTFRAENSHTSRHLAEFWMVEPEIAYANLHDDMNYAERYVKYLCKWLLDHCREDMEFMVKHVDKTAIERLELVSSTPFERISYTKAVEILEGTGKKFENKVEWGIDLASEHERYLTEVIFKKPVIVYNYPKGIKAFYMRLNDDQKTVAAMDVLVPKVGELIGGSQREERLDVLTQRILDADLPLEPYEWYLDLRRFGSVKHSGFGLGFERMILFATGLDNIRDVIPFPRYPGRADL